CATGTGAGTACATGACTCTCTAAAGTTAAGTTTACCATGGGTATGTTAATGATACAGTATTCAGTCCTCCTTTCATGAAACTGAATTAAGTATCCTAATCCTCAACTTTTACCATCCTAGCTTAATAATGTTGAGTTTGGCTTAATGGGCTATGAGCTGGAGTCTCAGCTCCAATGCCGGTAAGTGATGCTGATCCCGTAAAGATACTTGTATAATGGAATAGAAATGATACTTCAGGGTAAGGAAGCAAAATAGCGTAAACATTATAATGAGCATTTGAATTAAGAATCACGTAATCCCTCTCATAAAGGAAAGGTTAAAGGGCAAATATTATGCCTTTATAATTTATTTATTTAACACTATGACTTATTTATAGAAACATTATTAAACTCAAAGTATTAGTTAAACCTATGATTAAGTTCCCAAGCGACTTCAGGTTCGGCTTCTCCACGGTGGGTACTCAGCATGAAATGGGTACTCCTGGTTCCGAATTCGTAAGTGACTGGTACGTGTGGCTTCATGATCCTGAAAACATTGCGTCAGGGCTAGTTAGCGGTGACTTACCTGAGCATGGGCCAGGCTACTGGGATCTGTATAAGCAGGATCATTCAATAGCCAGGGATCTTGGGCTTGATGCAGTATGGGTAACTGTTGAGTGGGCTAGAATATTCCCTAAACCAACCTTTGATGTTAAGGTTAAGGTTGATGAGGATGGTAAGGGTAACGTCGTGAACATTGAAGTTAATGATACTGCATTGGATGAGTTACGTAAGTTAGCTAACATGAGTGCGGTTAACCATTATAGGGAGATATTGAGTGATTGGAAGGCTAGGGGTGGGTTACTGGTGATTAATCTTTACCACTGGGCTATGCCAACGTGGCTTCATGACCCAATAGCCGTTAGGAAGAATGGACCTGATAGGGCACCTTCTGGTTGGCTTGATAAGAAGTCTATAGTCGAGTTCACGAAGTTCGCAGCCTTCATAGCCCATGAGTTAGGGGACTTAGCTGACATGTGGTATACGATGAATGAGCCAGGGGTAGTGATAACTGAGGGTTACCTTTACGTTAAGTCAGGTTTCCCGCCAGGTTACCTAGACTTAAACTCCCTAGCCACCGCGGGTAAGCACTTGGTTGAGGCTCATGCCAGGGCCTATGATGCCATTAAGTCTTATTCAAAGAAGCCAGTGGGCCTAGTCTACTCCTTCGCTGATTATCAACCACTTAAGCAGGGTGATGAGGCTGCTGTTAAGGAGGCTAAGGGATTGGATTACTCATTCTTTGATGCTCCAATTAAGGGTGAATTCATGGGAGTCACTAGGGATGACTTGAAGGGTA
The sequence above is a segment of the Caldivirga sp. genome. Coding sequences within it:
- the bgaS gene encoding beta-galactosidase BgaS, which codes for MIKFPSDFRFGFSTVGTQHEMGTPGSEFVSDWYVWLHDPENIASGLVSGDLPEHGPGYWDLYKQDHSIARDLGLDAVWVTVEWARIFPKPTFDVKVKVDEDGKGNVVNIEVNDTALDELRKLANMSAVNHYREILSDWKARGGLLVINLYHWAMPTWLHDPIAVRKNGPDRAPSGWLDKKSIVEFTKFAAFIAHELGDLADMWYTMNEPGVVITEGYLYVKSGFPPGYLDLNSLATAGKHLVEAHARAYDAIKSYSKKPVGLVYSFADYQPLKQGDEAAVKEAKGLDYSFFDAPIKGEFMGVTRDDLKGRLDWIGVNYYTRAVLRSRQDAGRVSVIAVDGFGYSCEPGGVSGDRRPCSDFGWEIYPEGIYNVLMDLWRRYRMPMYVTENGIADEHDKWRSWFIVSHLYQIHRAMEEGADIRGYFHWNLIDNLEWAAGYRMRFGLVYVDYTTKRRYFRPSALVMREIARQKAIPDYLEHYVKPPKIE